In uncultured Draconibacterium sp., one genomic interval encodes:
- a CDS encoding ATP-binding cassette domain-containing protein, with the protein MDKKTVIKLLDASIYQYDNLVLSGVDVEVKEGEFIYVVGKVGTGKTSLIKTLNAELPLEFGSGSVLDFDLVGLKKRNIPHLRRRLGVVFQDFRLLTDRNVYANLAFVLKATGWKDKLEIENRVDEVLERVGMLHKKEKMPHQLSGGEQQRVVIARAILNHADIILADEPTGNLDPETSENILDLFIQLNNDGKTILMATHDYAAIAKKPARTLVCVNGKLQDSAKNNEEIEFENLLEKNV; encoded by the coding sequence ATGGACAAAAAAACAGTTATAAAGTTGCTGGATGCCAGCATTTACCAATACGATAACCTGGTGCTTTCGGGCGTTGATGTTGAAGTGAAGGAAGGTGAGTTTATTTATGTGGTTGGAAAAGTGGGAACCGGAAAAACCAGCCTGATAAAAACGCTGAACGCCGAATTGCCTCTGGAATTTGGCTCGGGGAGCGTGTTGGATTTTGATTTGGTAGGACTGAAAAAGCGGAATATTCCACATTTGAGAAGACGGCTGGGTGTTGTTTTTCAGGATTTCCGTTTGCTTACCGACCGGAATGTGTATGCTAACCTGGCTTTTGTGTTAAAAGCTACCGGATGGAAAGACAAGCTGGAAATTGAAAACCGGGTTGATGAAGTGCTTGAGCGCGTTGGAATGTTGCACAAAAAGGAAAAAATGCCACATCAGTTAAGTGGTGGCGAACAGCAGCGTGTGGTTATCGCACGCGCCATTTTAAATCATGCTGATATAATTTTAGCTGACGAGCCCACCGGGAACCTCGATCCGGAAACTTCCGAGAATATTCTGGACTTGTTTATCCAGTTAAACAACGATGGAAAAACCATTTTGATGGCTACGCACGATTATGCTGCAATAGCCAAAAAGCCTGCGCGAACACTGGTTTGTGTCAATGGGAAATTACAGGATTCGGCAAAGAATAACGAGGAAATAGAGTTTGAAAATCTGCTTGAGAAAAATGTGTAA
- the murB gene encoding UDP-N-acetylmuramate dehydrogenase, whose amino-acid sequence MIRFSENHSLKAHNTFGIDAKAKYYFEFTELEDLQVFLNSNKSWKEEKLIVLGEGSNILFMNDFDGLVIHPNVPGMNPVWEDRNHEWFEVGAGEVWDEFVEFAVNQGLGGAENLSLIPGKVGAAPVQNIGAYGQEVCRLVEKVKGFDLEKGCAVEFPATECGFAYRNSVFKSYLKNRFIITSVILRMDKFPEFNLGYGQLEEKVNEKGGANLQNIREAVIEIRSSKLPDVKELGNAGSFFKNPVVDKNLADQLLVTSPDIPVYPGEEGKVKLAAGWLIEQAGWKGKRIGDAGVHEQQALVLVNYGKATGNDIYALSEEICTSVSEKFGVTLEREVNCI is encoded by the coding sequence ATGATTCGCTTTTCTGAAAATCATTCGCTAAAGGCACACAATACATTTGGCATCGACGCCAAAGCAAAATATTATTTCGAATTTACCGAACTGGAGGACCTGCAGGTTTTTCTGAATTCCAACAAAAGCTGGAAAGAAGAGAAACTGATTGTGTTGGGAGAGGGCAGCAATATTTTGTTTATGAATGATTTCGATGGCCTGGTAATTCACCCGAATGTACCCGGAATGAACCCGGTTTGGGAAGATCGCAATCATGAATGGTTTGAAGTTGGTGCAGGAGAAGTTTGGGACGAATTTGTTGAGTTTGCCGTAAATCAGGGACTGGGAGGAGCTGAAAACCTATCGTTGATACCCGGAAAAGTGGGCGCAGCACCGGTACAAAATATTGGCGCTTACGGACAGGAAGTTTGCCGGTTGGTTGAAAAAGTTAAAGGTTTCGACCTGGAAAAAGGATGTGCTGTGGAGTTTCCGGCTACCGAATGTGGATTTGCCTATCGTAACAGTGTTTTTAAAAGCTATTTGAAAAACCGTTTTATTATCACTTCGGTAATTTTGCGAATGGATAAGTTTCCCGAATTTAATCTGGGTTATGGTCAGCTGGAAGAAAAAGTAAATGAAAAAGGGGGCGCAAATCTTCAAAATATTCGTGAGGCAGTAATTGAAATTCGCTCGTCGAAACTACCTGATGTAAAAGAATTGGGCAATGCCGGAAGTTTCTTTAAAAACCCGGTGGTAGATAAAAATCTGGCAGATCAGCTGCTGGTTACAAGTCCGGATATCCCTGTTTACCCGGGAGAAGAAGGAAAAGTAAAACTGGCCGCCGGCTGGCTAATCGAACAGGCCGGTTGGAAAGGCAAACGTATTGGTGATGCGGGTGTACATGAACAACAGGCTTTGGTGCTGGTGAATTATGGCAAAGCTACCGGCAACGATATTTATGCACTTTCGGAAGAAATCTGTACATCTGTTTCTGAAAAATTTGGGGTTACGTTGGAGCGTGAAGTGAACTGCATTTAA
- a CDS encoding thioredoxin domain-containing protein, whose amino-acid sequence MPHTNALINATSPYLLQHAHNPVNWQVWSEELIAQAKTENKLILVSIGYAACHWCHVMEHESFEDESVAAVMNENFVCIKVDREERPDVDHYYMSAVQLMGQQGGWPLNVIALPDGRPIWGGTYFPKESWVENLKTIAAFYKGKQDKAEEFAARLQQGIHQVSLMPEVETEVAYSKELLQHGVDGWKTHFDYEEGGRAGAPKFPMPVNLDFLLYYGFMNSDKAVLEFVETTLLKMARGGIYDQVGGGFARYSVDEKWKVPHFEKMLYDNGQLISVYSKAYQHFKNEEFKTVVYETIAFVERELMDESGAFYSSLDADSEGEEGKFYVWRKDELLVVLGEEYDLFANYYNVNGKGFWEHNNYILLRDISNEEFAEKHGLSLHELQIKVGKWKYALMKTRKERVRPGLDDKTLTSWNALMLKGLADAYKAFGNIEFLNLAVKNAGFIEKMLLKENGQLYHSWKNNITSIDGFLEDYALLMDAFLALFEVTGDENWLALTDKMMEYVFAHFYDAEKQLFYFNRYNADAVITNHFQKEDNIIPAANSVMANILHRLYLIHGKPEYLETAKKMLQYITPHFVNYPMAYANWGTLLLKLTAPYFEVAVCGINSRLQLKKLQKGFFPHVLWAFTEKESKVPLLKDRFSHTADLIYVCKEGTCELPVEEVDAAAKKIRIQ is encoded by the coding sequence ATGCCACATACAAATGCGCTCATAAATGCCACTTCACCATATCTTTTACAACATGCCCATAATCCTGTAAACTGGCAGGTTTGGAGTGAAGAGCTGATTGCCCAGGCAAAAACCGAAAACAAACTTATTTTGGTAAGTATTGGTTATGCTGCCTGCCACTGGTGCCATGTAATGGAGCACGAAAGTTTTGAGGATGAAAGTGTAGCTGCCGTAATGAACGAAAATTTCGTTTGTATTAAAGTCGACCGTGAGGAACGCCCCGATGTAGATCATTATTATATGAGTGCTGTTCAGTTGATGGGACAGCAGGGCGGCTGGCCTTTAAATGTAATTGCTTTGCCGGATGGACGGCCTATTTGGGGCGGGACCTATTTCCCAAAAGAAAGCTGGGTGGAGAACCTGAAAACAATAGCTGCATTTTACAAAGGAAAACAAGATAAGGCGGAAGAATTCGCTGCCCGTTTGCAGCAGGGAATTCATCAGGTTTCATTAATGCCCGAAGTGGAGACAGAGGTAGCATATAGCAAAGAGTTGTTGCAACACGGCGTTGATGGCTGGAAAACACATTTTGATTATGAGGAAGGCGGAAGAGCCGGTGCTCCGAAATTTCCGATGCCGGTAAATCTCGATTTTTTGCTCTACTACGGTTTTATGAATTCAGATAAAGCCGTACTCGAATTTGTTGAAACCACCTTGCTGAAAATGGCTCGCGGAGGTATCTACGATCAGGTGGGCGGCGGTTTCGCACGTTACTCGGTGGATGAAAAGTGGAAAGTACCGCATTTCGAGAAAATGTTGTACGATAACGGGCAGCTCATCAGTGTCTATTCAAAAGCTTATCAGCATTTTAAAAATGAAGAGTTCAAAACGGTGGTTTACGAAACCATTGCCTTTGTTGAGCGAGAGCTGATGGACGAAAGCGGCGCTTTTTATTCGTCGCTGGATGCTGACAGTGAAGGCGAAGAAGGAAAGTTTTATGTGTGGCGAAAAGATGAATTACTGGTAGTTTTGGGAGAGGAATATGATTTGTTCGCTAACTATTATAATGTAAATGGCAAAGGATTTTGGGAGCACAATAATTACATTTTGCTGCGCGATATTTCCAATGAAGAATTCGCAGAAAAGCACGGGTTAAGTTTACACGAACTGCAGATAAAAGTTGGGAAATGGAAATATGCACTGATGAAAACACGGAAGGAGCGCGTGCGTCCCGGATTGGATGATAAAACGCTTACATCGTGGAATGCGCTAATGCTAAAAGGACTGGCAGATGCATACAAAGCTTTTGGCAACATAGAGTTTTTAAATCTCGCGGTTAAAAATGCCGGGTTTATCGAAAAAATGCTGCTAAAGGAAAACGGACAACTTTATCACAGTTGGAAAAATAACATCACCTCTATTGATGGATTTCTGGAGGATTACGCGCTGTTGATGGATGCTTTTCTTGCGCTGTTCGAAGTTACCGGTGATGAAAACTGGCTGGCCTTAACGGATAAAATGATGGAGTATGTTTTTGCCCATTTTTACGACGCAGAAAAGCAGCTATTTTATTTCAACCGATATAATGCCGATGCGGTAATCACCAACCATTTTCAGAAAGAGGATAACATTATTCCGGCTGCTAATTCGGTAATGGCAAACATTCTGCATCGTTTGTATTTAATCCATGGAAAACCCGAATACCTGGAAACGGCAAAGAAAATGTTACAATACATTACGCCACATTTTGTCAATTATCCGATGGCTTATGCCAATTGGGGAACACTGCTGTTAAAATTAACGGCACCTTATTTTGAGGTCGCTGTTTGTGGTATCAATTCCCGTTTGCAACTTAAGAAATTACAAAAAGGTTTTTTTCCGCATGTGCTTTGGGCATTTACCGAGAAGGAAAGCAAGGTGCCATTGTTGAAAGATCGTTTTAGTCATACTGCCGATCTGATTTATGTATGCAAAGAAGGCACGTGCGAATTACCGGTTGAAGAAGTGGACGCAGCCGCCAAAAAGATTCGGATACAATGA
- a CDS encoding DUF3078 domain-containing protein, whose translation MKILLILLLIIPTLAFAQETKDTLWTTSGSTTLNFSQVSLNNWAAGGKSSMSGVFMVNYAANYKKDKLSWDNTFDFRFGFLKEEDDDVRKSDDKIDISSKLGIEAKGNWFYSGLLNFKSQFAPGYNYPDTETAISKFMAPGYLSLGLGMDYKTDGFSLMMAPVSGKFTFVTDDDLSNEGAFGVEEGKSMRSELGATVKAQLIKDIMKNVTLDTKVDLFSNYLDQPKNIDVDWTFKIIMKVNDYLSANLITQLIYDNDVKIQGDDENLPPSPGLQFMESFGVGLTFKF comes from the coding sequence ATGAAAATATTACTGATTCTGCTATTGATTATTCCCACACTGGCGTTTGCACAAGAAACAAAAGATACCCTTTGGACAACAAGTGGAAGTACAACTCTTAATTTTTCGCAGGTTTCATTAAACAACTGGGCTGCCGGAGGAAAAAGTTCCATGTCGGGCGTATTTATGGTGAATTACGCCGCCAATTACAAAAAAGATAAGTTAAGCTGGGACAATACCTTCGATTTTCGATTTGGCTTTTTAAAGGAAGAAGACGATGATGTACGTAAATCGGACGATAAGATCGATATCAGCTCAAAACTGGGCATTGAAGCTAAAGGGAATTGGTTTTATTCCGGATTGCTGAACTTTAAATCGCAATTTGCTCCGGGTTACAATTATCCCGATACCGAAACTGCTATTTCTAAATTTATGGCTCCGGGTTATTTGAGTCTCGGTTTGGGTATGGATTATAAAACCGATGGTTTTTCATTGATGATGGCTCCTGTGTCGGGTAAATTCACTTTTGTTACCGACGATGATCTGTCAAACGAAGGTGCTTTTGGTGTTGAGGAAGGGAAATCAATGCGGTCGGAGCTTGGTGCAACCGTTAAGGCGCAGTTGATAAAGGACATTATGAAAAATGTTACCCTGGATACCAAAGTAGATTTGTTTTCAAATTACCTGGATCAGCCTAAAAACATCGATGTCGACTGGACATTCAAGATCATTATGAAAGTGAATGATTATCTCTCGGCTAACCTGATTACGCAGCTGATTTACGACAACGATGTAAAAATTCAGGGCGACGATGAAAACCTTCCTCCATCACCTGGTTTACAATTTATGGAATCGTTTGGAGTAGGACTGACATTTAAGTTCTAA
- a CDS encoding FAD-dependent oxidoreductase, producing the protein MKLKEVLIVGQGLAGTLLAFELHFAGVEVCIVNNPQKSTATRVAAGMVNPLVFKRMTKSWMVDDLLPVMKKHYHKLEELLGERFYFDMPMIKPLSEQETELWQQRNADEKFAPFIEKICETSPVDRIFASHAYGVVKGSGYLKTALFLDAAKRFFQENEMLIEADFPASQSSFENLFFQNIQFDKIVFCEGHYLKTHPLFDFIRLQPAKGEVLQIYAPDLSENFIINRRVFVLPVGDHRFKVGSTYEWKDLTDFPTEEGKNSIVDRLKELVHVDFTIEEHWAGVRPTVIDRRPVLGKHPQHKHVYVFNGLGTKGVMLAPYFALEMKTLLQNSEYQINAEVNCNRFL; encoded by the coding sequence ATGAAACTGAAAGAAGTCTTGATTGTTGGGCAGGGACTGGCAGGTACATTACTGGCTTTTGAGTTGCATTTTGCCGGAGTGGAGGTGTGTATCGTTAACAACCCGCAAAAGAGTACGGCAACACGTGTGGCGGCCGGAATGGTAAATCCGCTGGTGTTTAAGCGTATGACCAAAAGCTGGATGGTAGATGATTTGCTGCCGGTAATGAAAAAACATTACCACAAGCTGGAAGAACTGCTGGGGGAACGTTTTTATTTCGACATGCCCATGATAAAACCACTCTCGGAGCAGGAAACAGAACTGTGGCAACAACGAAATGCTGACGAAAAGTTTGCGCCGTTTATTGAGAAGATCTGTGAAACGAGTCCGGTTGATCGTATTTTTGCTTCACATGCCTATGGCGTTGTAAAAGGATCGGGCTATTTAAAAACCGCTCTTTTTCTGGATGCCGCAAAGCGTTTCTTTCAGGAAAATGAAATGTTGATTGAAGCTGATTTTCCGGCAAGCCAAAGCAGTTTTGAAAATCTGTTTTTTCAGAATATTCAGTTTGATAAAATTGTGTTTTGCGAGGGGCACTACCTAAAAACACATCCGCTGTTTGATTTTATACGCTTGCAACCGGCAAAAGGGGAGGTGCTGCAGATTTATGCGCCCGACCTTTCAGAAAACTTCATCATTAACCGGCGTGTATTTGTGTTGCCAGTTGGCGATCATCGTTTTAAAGTTGGCTCAACTTATGAGTGGAAAGACCTTACAGATTTTCCAACCGAAGAAGGCAAAAACTCAATTGTCGATCGTTTAAAAGAGCTTGTTCATGTTGATTTTACGATAGAAGAACATTGGGCAGGAGTGCGTCCAACGGTGATCGACCGGCGGCCGGTTTTGGGTAAACACCCGCAGCATAAGCACGTTTATGTGTTTAATGGCCTGGGAACAAAAGGCGTGATGCTGGCGCCTTATTTTGCTTTGGAGATGAAGACGCTTTTACAAAATAGTGAATACCAGATTAATGCAGAAGTTAATTGCAATCGCTTTTTGTAA
- a CDS encoding glycosyltransferase, which translates to MKRKKQIIVSVTNDLVADNRVHKVCTSLEEMGFGVLLVGRKLKNSQPINRSYLTHRMRLCFTKGAFFYAEYNFRLLLFLLFRKTNVLLANDLDALTANYLASKIKRTPVVYDSHEYFTEVPELIDRPRVKQIWEWLEKKMLPNLKLCYTVCDSIAAVYHEKYNVPFQVVRNIPLSKNTVQSNEKEDQQKIILYQGAVNIGRGLEQAIKAMHFIEDAQLVIAGDGDIKVQLEELVRTEKLQEKVLFTGRLSIEELAKLTPTADLGLSIEEDLGLNYRFALPNKLFDYIRAGVPVLISDLPEMKAIVEKYDIGAISNSHDPKDLANSFNKALNNSIKRKTWKTNIVQASKELTWENEEKVLKSIFAEFL; encoded by the coding sequence TTGAAGCGCAAAAAACAAATAATTGTTTCTGTTACCAACGACCTGGTTGCCGATAACCGGGTGCATAAAGTTTGTACCTCGCTGGAAGAAATGGGATTCGGGGTTTTACTTGTTGGTAGAAAATTAAAAAACAGTCAGCCAATTAATCGCAGCTATCTGACTCACCGCATGCGTTTGTGTTTTACCAAAGGTGCCTTTTTTTACGCCGAATACAACTTCCGCTTACTCCTGTTTTTACTTTTCCGGAAAACCAATGTATTGCTGGCTAACGATTTGGATGCACTGACAGCCAATTATCTTGCTTCAAAGATCAAACGAACTCCGGTGGTTTACGATAGCCACGAATACTTTACCGAAGTCCCGGAATTAATCGATCGTCCGCGTGTAAAACAGATTTGGGAGTGGCTGGAAAAGAAAATGCTGCCAAATTTAAAACTCTGTTATACGGTTTGTGATTCTATTGCAGCTGTTTACCATGAAAAATATAACGTGCCGTTTCAGGTAGTCAGAAATATCCCTCTTTCAAAGAATACGGTTCAGTCTAACGAAAAAGAAGATCAGCAAAAAATCATTCTTTACCAGGGTGCTGTAAACATTGGGCGTGGGCTGGAGCAAGCTATAAAAGCCATGCATTTTATTGAAGACGCTCAGCTTGTAATTGCCGGCGACGGCGATATAAAAGTGCAACTGGAAGAATTGGTTCGCACCGAAAAACTGCAAGAAAAAGTACTTTTTACAGGCCGGCTTTCCATTGAAGAACTGGCAAAACTAACACCAACTGCCGATCTGGGATTATCGATTGAAGAAGACCTGGGACTAAATTACCGTTTTGCCCTTCCCAATAAATTATTTGATTACATCCGGGCCGGAGTTCCGGTGTTGATAAGCGACCTGCCGGAAATGAAAGCAATTGTTGAAAAATACGATATTGGCGCAATCAGCAATTCGCACGATCCAAAAGATCTGGCAAACTCGTTTAATAAAGCCTTAAATAATTCGATTAAACGAAAAACCTGGAAAACGAACATTGTTCAGGCTTCAAAAGAACTTACATGGGAAAATGAAGAGAAAGTTTTGAAAAGTATTTTTGCCGAATTCCTCTGA
- a CDS encoding aminopeptidase, producing the protein MKKLIVIFFLLPLFVQAQLSTKSAGTDLEALAKNIVNQCADIQENEIVFINGDTRDIELLEDIAVNVRKNGAFPLLTVSSDRLTRKMFTEVPEKYDTQLSILNMEVVKMMTTQISVTSGDTPGLLADIPPERFVARNKAQKPVNDLYRESSIKSVQLGNGLYPTKNRAAQFEMPVDQLSKMFWDAINMDYNKLTTIGEKLSKNLTSGNTLKIVHDNGTNLSVKIADCTPYISDGKVSADKPGGAGRFVYLPAGEVFFAPVAGTANGTLVLDQFLFRGKTIKGLKLVFEDGKLTSMEAKSDIETLKDYYDAQDDLLAEFSFVDFGINPKITVPEGSKLYTYIPAGTITLGIGNNFFANGDNNSNASMDFHLAGSTVTVDNTAVIEKGKLIY; encoded by the coding sequence ATGAAAAAATTAATCGTCATCTTTTTCTTATTACCGCTTTTTGTTCAAGCGCAGCTATCTACCAAAAGTGCCGGGACCGACCTTGAAGCCCTGGCTAAAAATATCGTGAATCAATGCGCCGATATTCAGGAAAACGAAATCGTATTCATCAATGGCGACACAAGAGACATTGAATTACTGGAAGACATTGCCGTTAACGTTCGTAAAAATGGAGCATTCCCATTGCTTACGGTTAGCAGCGACCGGTTAACACGAAAAATGTTTACTGAAGTACCGGAGAAATATGACACACAATTATCAATACTTAATATGGAAGTTGTAAAAATGATGACTACTCAAATAAGCGTCACCTCCGGCGATACACCCGGATTACTTGCTGATATTCCCCCGGAGCGTTTTGTTGCAAGAAACAAGGCACAAAAACCTGTGAACGACCTCTATCGGGAAAGCTCCATTAAATCGGTACAACTTGGAAATGGATTGTATCCGACCAAAAACCGGGCTGCTCAGTTTGAAATGCCTGTCGATCAGTTGTCAAAAATGTTTTGGGATGCAATAAACATGGATTACAACAAGCTGACCACTATCGGCGAAAAGTTGTCGAAAAATCTGACTTCCGGTAATACGCTAAAAATAGTTCACGATAACGGTACCAACCTGAGTGTTAAAATAGCCGATTGTACACCTTATATCAGCGATGGTAAGGTATCAGCAGATAAACCAGGCGGAGCGGGCAGATTTGTATATCTCCCGGCAGGCGAAGTATTTTTTGCACCTGTTGCCGGCACCGCAAACGGAACACTGGTATTGGATCAGTTTCTATTTAGAGGGAAAACAATTAAAGGCTTAAAACTGGTTTTTGAAGATGGGAAACTCACTTCTATGGAAGCCAAATCCGACATTGAAACTTTAAAGGATTATTATGATGCGCAGGACGATTTGTTAGCCGAATTCTCGTTTGTAGATTTTGGTATTAACCCCAAAATTACCGTCCCTGAGGGAAGCAAACTATATACCTATATTCCTGCCGGAACGATTACCTTGGGAATTGGCAATAACTTTTTTGCCAACGGCGATAATAATTCAAATGCATCAATGGATTTCCACTTAGCCGGAAGTACTGTAACTGTTGACAATACAGCAGTTATTGAAAAAGGAAAACTTATCTATTAA